The genomic window AGTGCCACCCCCAGGGCGATGCCGCGGTGGAATCGCCCTGAGTCGGAGTGTGGCCATGGGTCGAGTTGCCGGGTCACTTCACGCCCATGGGCGCTGGCGGTGCAGGTCTGTTTTACGGGGCAGTTGTTGCACACGGTGGGGTGCGCGCGGTAGCGCATCACGCGGTTTTCGGGGTCAAAGCTCGAGGGCCACAGCCAGTGGTCTTCGGGGCATTGCCATGCGTCGTGCTTTTCCACGTAGCGGAAAGTTCCGGTTCGCATGTCCGAGGTCCGGTTGGAGGTGTGTTGCGCCATGCGGTCGAAGCCCCACGCCACTCCTAGTAGGAAGATGGCGTAGGCTGCGGCCAGCCACGTGAACAGGTCCGGCGAGCTCACTTTTCGACGCCCCCACGTCGCTCATCTTGAATGCGGTTGTCCACGCGGGCGTGCCCACCAGAGACGAGTCCTACCGGCGAGCCGGCGGGGATGTCGGTCCCGGAGGCGTCGTCAAGCTCAATGACGGAGTACAGAGCGTTGTCGGGTTGCGTATCTACGGTGGGGATGTCCTTGTTGTGGAGCAGACCTTTGAATGCCATCCAGAGCATAGGGAAGATGCCCGCTAGGAAGAGGACGTCGCCGGGAAGGCGCAACCATTCCAGGATCGCGTTGCCAGGCTGGGTGATGTAGCCGAGCGACCGCGCTTCCACATAGCCTTCGCCAACCGAGTGATAGAGCTGGACGATGCCCAGCGGCAGCAGGGAGATCACGACCATCCACAGCAGGCCAATGTTGAGCAGCCAGAAGCTCCAGCCCATGAGCTTGTCATTCCAGTGCTTCTTGGGCAGCAGGTAGCGTAGAGCAAAAACGCCCAGGCCAATGGCCATGAAGCCGTACACGCCCATCATGGCGCCGTGTGCATGGTTGGCGGTCAGCGCGGTGCCGATCTGGTAGTAGGACACGATGGGCAGGTTCACCAGGAAGCCGAAGATGCCGGCACCCAGGAAATTCCAGAAACCCACCGAAACGAGGAAGAGCACAGCCCAGCGGTGTGGGAAGGGACGATCGCCGGAGGCACGCTGGCGCGAACCGAGCTGCAGGAAGGTCCACGCTTCGACGGTGAGCAGAGTCAGCGGCACCACCTCGGCAGCGGAGAAGAATGCGCCCAGCGCCATGTGCTCCACTGGGGTCCCGGAGAAGTAGAGGTGGTGCATGGTGCCGATCACGCCACCGACGGAGTAGAGGATGATGTCCAGGTAGATGATGCCAAGGGCGATGCGCTCTCGGATCACGCCGAGCAGCACGAACACGTAGGCAACCATGATGGTGGTGAACAGCTCCAGGAAGTCCTCCACCCACAAGTGCACCACCCAGAAGCGCCAGAATTCGGCGACGGAGATGTGGGTGTCAGATCCGGCGAGCATGCCCACGGCGTAGAAGCCAGGGATGGTGAGGCCTGAGAAGAAGAATAGCCATGGCATGTTGGACTTGTGCTCACCCTTGAGGCGGCCGTGCAGGGAGCGGAAGATCATCGCGATCCAGATGAACATGCCTGCGGTGAGCAGGATCTGGAAGAAGCGCGGCAGGTCCAGGTATTCCCACTGCTGCGAAAACAGCGAGCCCTCGGGCACCTTGCCGAAGGCGGAGAGCCACTCGAAGGCCATGGAACCGAAGACCACGAAGGCGATGGCTCCCAGCAGGATCCATGCCAAAACGCCCTGCTTCTTGGGTTCCTTTTTGGCAATGAACGGCGCGAGGAACAGGCCCGCTGCGAGTAAGCCGCCGGCGGTCCACAGCAGGGAGAGCTGCAGGTGCCAGGTGCGCGCCACGTTATAGGGCAGGAGTTCTTGGAGCGGCAGGCCGAAGAAGCCGGTGATTTCTGCGCGGTAGTGCTGGACTGCTGCGCCCAGGAAGGATTGGATGAGGAAGAGCAGCACGATCACGAAGAAGAACCAGGCCACAACCTTTTGTGATTTGGTCAGGCCAACTTCGCCGGGCTGCTTGAAGTCCAGATTGAGTTGTTCTTCAGAGTGCCAACCGATCTGCTTGGACCAACGGCCGTAGATGGCGAAGATGAGGCCGGTGCCGCCGATCAGGGCGATTAGGGAGAGTACGGACCACACCACGATGTCGGCGGTGGGGCCGTTTTCTACGCGCGGTTCGGCGGGCCAGTTGTTGGTGTAGGAGTAGTCCAGGCCGGGGCGTTCAGCGGCGGAGGCCCAGGCAGTCCAACCGAAGAAGGCGGTGAGGTCCCGGATGTCCTCTTTGCTGGTGATGAAGTCTGTGGGCAGTCCGTGTTCGAAAGAGTCTTTGCCAAAGTAGTCGGCGTAGTACTGCTGGGCTTGTTCGTATGCCTGGATCTGGTGATCAGTCCATTGCAGCACGCCGGTGTCTTCGTTGTAGCGGTTGGTGCGGAACTCTTCTACGACCGCGTCGTGCGCGTCGGTGCCTTTGGGAAGATCCTGTTGGGCGAAGTCTTCGCCGGCCAGGTCCGTTGCCATCCGCAGGTATTCGGCGGTGTAGTCGGCACCGAGGTAGGCGCCATGTCCGAGCACGGATCCGTATTGTTGCAGGCCGCGGGCTTGGAAGATTTCCTGACCGTGGGTGATTTGCTCTTCAGTGATGATCGTGTCGCCGGTCTTTTCGGCAACGATCTTCTTTGGCAGGGGCATCGAGGCGTCGTAGGTGCGATACGCCAGGAAGCCCATGACAAAGAATCCAAACAGCATCACGAGTGCAACGCCTTGCACCCATGCTTTGCTCATGCTCAGGACCGGCTTTGAGCGGTCTTGAACGTCGGGGTTCGCCTTCATGCGGGTTCTTTCTGCTGAGGGGAATGGGTCAGCCCTTATTATTTACGAGTTGCCCCGTTTTAATTAGTCCCACACGGAATTTACCCGAAAAAGGGGTGAACAATTCGTGTAGTTTGAAGGCATGCGTGAAACCTTCCAGCAAAACAAAGCGATCCTCAGCTTCGCATCACTATTCAGCGGCTCAGTGGCCACCATGCTGCTCATGGATCACTCCAGCAACATCGCCGCCATCGTCGCGGCGTTCATTGCGCTCACTGCCCTCAGCTTCCTCGCCATCACCCTGGTGTGGCGCTACGCCTCCCAAAAATAAGGCTCGCGCGGCAACCTCCCCGGCTCAAACTTCGCCAGCAGCTCCCCCATCGTCGTGCCCTCCAAGCTTATCGACGCCCCCAGCGCCCCTACCACGTCCGCCACCGAGGAACCATCAGCGAGCATTTCCCGCAGCGTGACCGCCCCATCGCGTTTGGCTAGCCGCTTCCCTTCTTGATTGAGCACGAGTGGCACATGTACGTATTCGGGCACCTGGATGCCGAGCAGCTTGGCTAGATGTGCTTGGCGCGCGGAGGAAGAGAGGAGGTCGTCGCCACGCACTACCTGGTCAATGCCCTGCTCTCCATCGTCCACCACCACGGCCAGGTTGTAGGCCCAGTCGGGTTGTTGGCCGCCGCGTCGCAAGATCATGTCATCTACCTCCCCCGACTGTGCGCCGAGGTAGTAGTCGTGGAAATCTTCGGAGGCGGTGGTGGCACGCAGACGTATCGCAGGCACGCGCCCCTGCGCCGCAAGTTCCTCGCGCTTGGTGGCGCGCTGCGCCTCACTCAAGTCTCGGCACGTGCCCGGGTAGTGGCCAGGGATCGCGTGCGGGGCGGAGGCTGCATGTTGGATATCTTTGCGCGAACAGTAGCACTCGTAAGTATCCAGCTTTTCCAGCGCCGCCTCGTAGAGGTGGAAACGCTCGTGCTGGAAGGTGAGCGTGTCCCAATCCAAGCCGATGAGTGCGAGGTCTTCCAATTGCCGCTGGGCTGAGCCTTCCGAGGAACGCTGCGTATCGATGTCCTCAACTCGCATGTGGAAAGCGCGCCCCGTGCGCCGCGCAAATAGCCACGCCAACATGGCGGTACGAAGGTTGCCAAAGTGCAAGTCTCCGCTTGGTGAGGGCGCAAATCTTCCCGCTGCGTTCGTCATGCGTCCAGGCTATGTGAGAGCATCATGTTCGTGACACACCGACCCTCCTACATTCCAGTGCAGAAGAGCCTGTACCCCGTGCTCGTCGCCCTATTCGTGGCGATTTATCTGATCTCCAACATCACCAGCACGAAAGGCATCACCATCGGCCCATTAGTCACTGATGGCGCCTTCTTCCTCTTCCCCGCCGCTTATGTGATCGGGGACGTGCTCAGCGAATGTTATGGATTCAAGGCTGCACGCCGTGCCATTTGGACGGGATTTTTTACCACGATCCTCGCCGTGGCCGCCTTCTACATCGCCATTTGGCTGCCCGCTGCCGACTTCTACGAAAACCAGGAGGCGTTCTCGCTCGTTCTTGGTTTGGTTCCAAGAATCGTGCTGGCATCACTGTGCGGCTACGCCATCGGGCAGATTCTGAACGCCTGGGCTCTGACCACGATGAAGAAGCGCACGGGAGAAAAGTCCCTCTGGCAGCGCCTCATCGGTTCCACCATCGTGGGCGAATTCGGCGACACACTCGTGTTTTGCCTGATTGCGGCACCGGTCATCGGTATCACCACCACCGCGGACACGATGAATTATGTGGTGGTGGGATTCTTCTGGAAGACACTGGTAGAGGTGCTGGTCATGCCCATCACCTATGCGGTCATTGCGTGGGTGAAACGGAGGGAAGACTACCTGCCTGCCGTGAGCTCATAAGCAAAATGCCCCACCCCTCCAACAAGGAGAGCGGGGCCTTCTGGATATCTGTCTAGGAGCGCTTGCGGCGCGCAATCATGAAGATGCCCAGCCCCATCAGTGCGGAGCCAATCACAGCTGCCCAGATCACGTTAGCGCCGGTGGAGGCAAGCCCTCCACCACGGGAGCTGCTGCTCCCGCTGCTACCACTGCTGATTCCGCCTGAGGTGGAGCCCCCATCGGTGCTGCCTCCGGTGCTCGGCGGCGTAGTGCCGGGATCCGGCACTGGGGTGGGAATCTCGGTGCTAGTGGGCTCGCAGTTGCCAATGCGCACCCGCACGCGGTTGGTGGGTACGCCGGGATGCTGCCTTGCGTCGAAGGCTGGGTAGCCCTCGGGAAGGAAGTAGCCTCGGTTTTCCAGCTTGGTGCCGGGGGCGATGTTTTCGCCGGTCACTTTCGCCTTCAAGCTCCAGGTGAGGGTAGCTTCTGGATTTCCGGCGCGGTGCTTGGCGGCTTTGTCCAAGCCGGACTGTGTGAGCGCCATGGTGGCCACGCCGTCTTTGAAGCTCACGTTGTAGTCCTCGGCCGCGAGCGCTTCATCGTCCACGAGCACGGCAGAAGTGCCGTCGAGGAAGGAGAATTCTGCGGCCAGCGGGTCGGCGATCTCGGCGCGGTTGATGCGACCTTCGCGGTCGGGGGCGGGCAACGTCGCGGAAATGGCGAACTTCACCTCATCGCCAAGTGCGGCACAGGTGGCGCTGGCGGCTTTGGATGCGTTCAGCGTCTGATCCTTGGCGTTCACCTCAACGGTGTAGAGCCACTCTTGTTGATTCTGGGGATTGGTCATGGGCACCGTCACCACGAATGGCGCTGCCACGCTCAAGTTCTTGCGGCCTGCACTGGCGGGATTTTCCGTGACCAGGTAGGCGCCAAGGGGAAGGTCGGTGAAGGTTGCGGCACCGTCCGGGCCGGTGGTGGCGGTTTGGATGCCGCCAAGCACGCCTTCGCGGGAGCCTTCGGCGAAGTAGTCGGAGATGTCGGTGGCGGCGAGCTTCTCCCAGTCCTCGTTCTTTGTCAGGTCAATGTCGGTGATGCGCTGGATCTGGAAGTCGATGCCCTCAATGGGGTCGCGAGAGAGGTCCGCATTAGGGTTCGTCGGATCGCCGTATTGGGTCAGTGGATCACCCGCGGACTTGTGCACGATGAGGGTGCCGGTGCGGGAGACGTCGATAAGCGAAGAAGGGTTCGCCAATGCTGTGCTTGTGCCGACCATGCCGATGAGGGCCACGGCGAAGGCGGCGAGGAATCGCAAGAGCGTGCGCATGGGTTACTCCGTCTCTTCTTGTGCTTTATTGCGTTTGATTCCGCGGATGGTCCAAGTGACGGCGGCGATCACCACGATCAGCGAAAGCGCGAGGGCGAGGATCATCCACCACTGCCAAGGGTTGTGTTTCTGGTTGAGGATTTCGCGCGCCTCCGATTCGTCGATAGGCACGCGGTGACCCGTGAGCAGGAGGCGGTGCGAGTTCACACCGTAGGGGGTGCAGGTGATGAGGGTGACCAGATCCTGGCCCTCGACGGGGCGCAGGTTGTTCGTCTCGTTGGGCAGCACTACGCGGCGATTGTCGATCTCGTACTTCATCACGCGACCCGCCACGTAGATAGTGAAGGAATCGCCCTTGTCCAAGTCCACGAGCTTGTCCCACAAAGTGGCGTTGGGCAGGCCGGTGTGCCCGGTGAGTACTGAGTGACTGCCTTCGCCACCGACGGGCAGGGAGGAGCCGTAAAGGTGTCCGATGCCTTTACCCAGCGTCTTTTCGTCGGTGCCGTGGTAGATGGGCAGGTCAGAGTTGATCTTTGGGATAATGATGCGCCCCATCACATCATCCAGATCAAGTTCCTTGAGGTACTGCTGATATTCAAGATTTGATTCATCAACGCGCGCAAGCCAGGGATCCAGCACGGGGCCTTGTGCGTGGGTGCGGTTCCACTCTTCTGCGGAGGCCAGCGAAGCTGCTCGTTCTTCCTCGGTGGTTTGGTCGTTGATGCGCGAGGTGTAGGCCTCGGCTTGCTGCGTCTGCGTCACATTCCGAACCCACGTGCCGAGCACCGGGTACATCACGATGGCGAAACCGAGCAGCACAACGAGCAGCGGCATGATCCGCTTCATCACGGAGCGCTGTTTTGTATTGTTTCCACCCTCGTGGCGTTCAAGCGACGCAGTTGTCACAGTAATCCTCTTTGGATTTTGAGTTATAGGAAAAGCTTAAGGAAGGTGGCGGGGCGCCAAGCTTGTCGACGCCACACGCCGCCCATTCAGGCCGCACTCAAAGGAGTGCTGAGAACTTAATTAGGCCTTGTTCTCGCGGCGGTTGTTACGCACCATGTACAGTGCGCCACCGGCCATGATCAGGCCACCGAGCACGAGGAGCATGGTCACACCAGCGCCACCGGTCAGCGGCAGGTTAAAGCCACCGTTGTTCTTGACGTTCTTCACGTCCAGGGAGGTCAGAGAAATTTCTTCCTGGCCGTCCTTCTTCACCTGGAAGTAGTGAGGCTGAGCGAGCAGTGCGTAGCCGTCAGCAGCCTGGGTCTCCACAAGACAGTAGCCGTTGGGGTTGCTGGTACCAGCTTCACCGTTTACCCAGTCGTTCACGTGAAGGGAGTTGATGTTTGCCTTACCACCGGTCACGGTGATGTCGGACTTCACCTTGTTGCCCAGAGCATCGGGAGCATCGCATTGGTACAGATCGAACTTAACGCCATCGAGCTGTTCGCCATTATCACCGGTCTTGGTGATGTCTACGTTGCCGTAGTAGGTCTTGGTGCCCTCTCCCGGAGGAATAACGTTCGGGTTGTCAGGATCCGTGGGGTTCGGATCCGGGGTGTTGTCGCCTTCACCCTTGGCGTTGATCATCGCGCGGTTCTCAGCGGCGGAGAGGTCGCCTGCGTTCGCGGGATCCTTCACGGTGAAGGTGAAGTCGGCGATCACTGTGCGCTCCTCGCCGGTGAGAGCGTTAGCCTTCTGGAGGCCGGTGTCGGTGAGCTTCACCGTGGCGAGACCACTCTGAGTGGTGTCCAGGGTGTAGTCGGCGGAGTCCAGAACGGTGCCGTCGCCCAGAGCAACCTTGGTTACCTGAGGATTCTCGATACGGTCAGCGGGGTAAATATCGGTGAGCTCAACCTTTACGAGGTTTTCAGCAGAAGGCAGCTTACCGGTTACCTGGTAGTCGATCTCGTTGCCGACCGTGGTTGCATTCTCGTCATTCACGGTCTTGGTGATGACGTCGGTCTGCTTCTTGTTCTTCGGGTAGACGTGAACCTCGTACATCCACTCGTTCGAGTTGGTCGGGTTCGTCATCGGAAGAGTGACGTAGAAAGGCTCAGTGGTGATCTCGTGACCAGCGGGAGCAGAGGTCTCGGTTACCTTGTAAAGGCCGAGCTCAAGATCGGAGAAGTCAGCGGATCCGTCAGATTCAGTAGCCTTGGACTGAGCGGCACCGAGCTGTGGCTGAAGCTCGCCCTTCTGAATCTGAGCAGCCTGCTGCCAGCCCTCGTTGGTGGTCAGGTCGACGTTGGTGACCTTCTCAACCTTGAACACAGCGCCAGCCAAGGGATCTCCAAGAGACCCGGTATCGATCTGCGTACCGTTTCCAGCGTCACCAGGGGTGTCATTCGAGAACTTGTGAACGTGCAGGGTACCGCGCTGGGAGGCATCGATGGTGGACTGGGTCTGCGCGAAGGCGGGAGCCGGAGCCAGAGCTGCGGATGCGCCCGCGCCGGTCACTGCGATTGCGCCGGCGGCGAGGGCTGCTGCCCAGCGGTGCTTGAGAGTTGTCATATTTTTCCTCTTCTGAGTCTTTCGAGGTGTGGTCGGAATTCAGTGGCAAAGATTTGCTCTGCCATTGGATCTCGGGCGGGGGCCACGAGGAGTTGCCACGGGTGATGCGATTGTGAGTAAGTTCGCGCCCGCGAGCACGTCGGTGCGCTTTCACTTACTCGCTATTGCACCGGGGACGATCCTGGATCATTGCTGCTCCTTCGTTGGTTGTGGACAGTTGCTGTTGAGTTGTGTTTGGAGTGTTAGGCGTAGCGTCGATAAGCCCAGAACGCGCCTGCTGCTGCGACGAACCCGCCGAGCATGAGGTAAAGGTTGTGGCCGTATCCGCCTGACTTCGGAAGGACGCCAACAGCAATTGGAAGCTTGAACACCCAGGCGTCGTTCTCGGAGCTGACGGGCTTGGCTTGGCCACCTTGCTCAGCCGGAACGTTGTAGGAGGCGAGGACGATGCCGCGGTCGCCGTGGTACTCGCCTTCAGCGGGCACGATCGGGGCGGAGGCAGTCCAACGGCAGATCAGGGTCGCGTCCTTGGCAAGCGGATTGGTCGGGGTAATGATCTTCGTGGTGCCCTCATCGCGGAGGGATGCGCCTTCGCAGACGAGACCCGCCATGTTGATTGGCCCCTGCTTGGCACCGGAGTCCTGGTCCAAGTTGAAGTCATCCAAGCGGAGCTCAGTCAGCGGAGTGGAGCCAGAGTTCTTCACTTCGTAGGTGATCTGAACTTGGTCAGTGCCGCCCATGATCGCGGTTGCTCCGTCCTTGGTGTTGGCGTCCGCATCGTTGATGCGCTTCTTCAGCTCAACACCGGGAACCGTAGCGCTGACGCAAGCGTCGGACTTCTGCGTATCGTCATTTGCCTGATCAAACTCAGCGTGGTTGAACAAGCCCTTGGAGGTATTGCCTGGCTCGCAAGTCAAATCATCCTCATTCACAGCGTTGGGATCATTGACGGTGTAAGTGACCACGACGCGTGCGGTGCGCTTCTGGCCTGCATCTACTGCGGTGAGATTTTGCTGATATAGCGTCCAGGCACCGCCATCGCCTTGAGTGAGGGTGATCTGCTGCGCGACCAAGGGGTTAGAGCCCTCGGGGAAAGCAACGACGTTGGTGACGCTTGTGCCCGCAGGTGCCTGCGGCATTTCGCGAATGATCGGAGGCTGACCACCGGAGGTGCCAGTGTTGCCGACCTCGATGAGGTACTCAACGTTGATGGTTTGGTTGGGCTCGCCAGTGATCACGCGAGCTTCGCCATTGCCGAACGGCGTCTTCTTCAGCGCGAACTTGGGTTCACCCTTGGAGTTCTGCACAGTACAGGTCACGCGGTGCTGCTCACCTACGCCGGAGAGGCTGAAGGCATTGTTTGTTTTGTCACTGGTGACAACGATGCCGGAGCCGGAGCCGTAGAAGATAGGCACGTTGCTACCGTTTT from Corynebacterium gerontici includes these protein-coding regions:
- a CDS encoding class C sortase, whose amino-acid sequence is MTTASLERHEGGNNTKQRSVMKRIMPLLVVLLGFAIVMYPVLGTWVRNVTQTQQAEAYTSRINDQTTEEERAASLASAEEWNRTHAQGPVLDPWLARVDESNLEYQQYLKELDLDDVMGRIIIPKINSDLPIYHGTDEKTLGKGIGHLYGSSLPVGGEGSHSVLTGHTGLPNATLWDKLVDLDKGDSFTIYVAGRVMKYEIDNRRVVLPNETNNLRPVEGQDLVTLITCTPYGVNSHRLLLTGHRVPIDESEAREILNQKHNPWQWWMILALALSLIVVIAAVTWTIRGIKRNKAQEETE
- a CDS encoding queuosine precursor transporter, translating into MTHRPSYIPVQKSLYPVLVALFVAIYLISNITSTKGITIGPLVTDGAFFLFPAAYVIGDVLSECYGFKAARRAIWTGFFTTILAVAAFYIAIWLPAADFYENQEAFSLVLGLVPRIVLASLCGYAIGQILNAWALTTMKKRTGEKSLWQRLIGSTIVGEFGDTLVFCLIAAPVIGITTTADTMNYVVVGFFWKTLVEVLVMPITYAVIAWVKRREDYLPAVSS
- a CDS encoding nitric-oxide reductase large subunit is translated as MKANPDVQDRSKPVLSMSKAWVQGVALVMLFGFFVMGFLAYRTYDASMPLPKKIVAEKTGDTIITEEQITHGQEIFQARGLQQYGSVLGHGAYLGADYTAEYLRMATDLAGEDFAQQDLPKGTDAHDAVVEEFRTNRYNEDTGVLQWTDHQIQAYEQAQQYYADYFGKDSFEHGLPTDFITSKEDIRDLTAFFGWTAWASAAERPGLDYSYTNNWPAEPRVENGPTADIVVWSVLSLIALIGGTGLIFAIYGRWSKQIGWHSEEQLNLDFKQPGEVGLTKSQKVVAWFFFVIVLLFLIQSFLGAAVQHYRAEITGFFGLPLQELLPYNVARTWHLQLSLLWTAGGLLAAGLFLAPFIAKKEPKKQGVLAWILLGAIAFVVFGSMAFEWLSAFGKVPEGSLFSQQWEYLDLPRFFQILLTAGMFIWIAMIFRSLHGRLKGEHKSNMPWLFFFSGLTIPGFYAVGMLAGSDTHISVAEFWRFWVVHLWVEDFLELFTTIMVAYVFVLLGVIRERIALGIIYLDIILYSVGGVIGTMHHLYFSGTPVEHMALGAFFSAAEVVPLTLLTVEAWTFLQLGSRQRASGDRPFPHRWAVLFLVSVGFWNFLGAGIFGFLVNLPIVSYYQIGTALTANHAHGAMMGVYGFMAIGLGVFALRYLLPKKHWNDKLMGWSFWLLNIGLLWMVVISLLPLGIVQLYHSVGEGYVEARSLGYITQPGNAILEWLRLPGDVLFLAGIFPMLWMAFKGLLHNKDIPTVDTQPDNALYSVIELDDASGTDIPAGSPVGLVSGGHARVDNRIQDERRGGVEK
- a CDS encoding SpaH/EbpB family LPXTG-anchored major pilin, producing the protein MTTLKHRWAAALAAGAIAVTGAGASAALAPAPAFAQTQSTIDASQRGTLHVHKFSNDTPGDAGNGTQIDTGSLGDPLAGAVFKVEKVTNVDLTTNEGWQQAAQIQKGELQPQLGAAQSKATESDGSADFSDLELGLYKVTETSAPAGHEITTEPFYVTLPMTNPTNSNEWMYEVHVYPKNKKQTDVITKTVNDENATTVGNEIDYQVTGKLPSAENLVKVELTDIYPADRIENPQVTKVALGDGTVLDSADYTLDTTQSGLATVKLTDTGLQKANALTGEERTVIADFTFTVKDPANAGDLSAAENRAMINAKGEGDNTPDPNPTDPDNPNVIPPGEGTKTYYGNVDITKTGDNGEQLDGVKFDLYQCDAPDALGNKVKSDITVTGGKANINSLHVNDWVNGEAGTSNPNGYCLVETQAADGYALLAQPHYFQVKKDGQEEISLTSLDVKNVKNNGGFNLPLTGGAGVTMLLVLGGLIMAGGALYMVRNNRRENKA
- the gluQRS gene encoding tRNA glutamyl-Q(34) synthetase GluQRS — encoded protein: MTNAAGRFAPSPSGDLHFGNLRTAMLAWLFARRTGRAFHMRVEDIDTQRSSEGSAQRQLEDLALIGLDWDTLTFQHERFHLYEAALEKLDTYECYCSRKDIQHAASAPHAIPGHYPGTCRDLSEAQRATKREELAAQGRVPAIRLRATTASEDFHDYYLGAQSGEVDDMILRRGGQQPDWAYNLAVVVDDGEQGIDQVVRGDDLLSSSARQAHLAKLLGIQVPEYVHVPLVLNQEGKRLAKRDGAVTLREMLADGSSVADVVGALGASISLEGTTMGELLAKFEPGRLPREPYFWEA
- a CDS encoding SpaH/EbpB family LPXTG-anchored major pilin; amino-acid sequence: MRTLLRFLAAFAVALIGMVGTSTALANPSSLIDVSRTGTLIVHKSAGDPLTQYGDPTNPNADLSRDPIEGIDFQIQRITDIDLTKNEDWEKLAATDISDYFAEGSREGVLGGIQTATTGPDGAATFTDLPLGAYLVTENPASAGRKNLSVAAPFVVTVPMTNPQNQQEWLYTVEVNAKDQTLNASKAASATCAALGDEVKFAISATLPAPDREGRINRAEIADPLAAEFSFLDGTSAVLVDDEALAAEDYNVSFKDGVATMALTQSGLDKAAKHRAGNPEATLTWSLKAKVTGENIAPGTKLENRGYFLPEGYPAFDARQHPGVPTNRVRVRIGNCEPTSTEIPTPVPDPGTTPPSTGGSTDGGSTSGGISSGSSGSSSSRGGGLASTGANVIWAAVIGSALMGLGIFMIARRKRS